In a genomic window of Terriglobia bacterium:
- a CDS encoding RidA family protein has product MREIIETNSAPSPIGPYSQAIRANGFLFVSGQIPIDSATGEVITGDIAAQTRQVMKNLAAILTAAGSGLHQVVKTTVFLANLDDFARFNQVYGEFLGNAKPARATVQVSRLPKEVLIQLDAIALG; this is encoded by the coding sequence ATGAGAGAAATCATCGAGACAAACAGTGCCCCGAGCCCGATTGGGCCGTATTCACAGGCGATTCGTGCCAACGGATTCTTATTTGTGTCCGGCCAGATTCCGATTGATTCGGCAACGGGTGAGGTAATCACGGGCGACATCGCCGCTCAAACGCGTCAGGTGATGAAAAATCTGGCCGCGATTCTGACGGCAGCGGGGAGCGGGCTACACCAGGTTGTGAAGACCACTGTGTTTCTGGCAAATCTGGATGATTTTGCCCGATTCAACCAGGTTTATGGGGAGTTCCTCGGAAATGCAAAACCAGCGCGGGCCACGGTGCAGGTGTCCCGGCTGCCTAAAGAGGTCTTGATCCAGCTCGATGCGATCGCGTTGGGCTAA